The sequence AATGTCAATGAACAAAACCATAAAACAGCAGCTGTAAAGCATAAAGCTGTGAACTGttctgagacctccaggtatagggtgatataaattcaattaataataataataataataataataccacaaaTTACAACTAACACCATTTAAAGGGAGCAGAACTTGCAAATTCAAACTTGCAGACCCTCAAGGTGTCTCTATGTTCCAGGGacctccctgatttagagaagccatcccagtttctgatttgataccggaatgtcccgcttttccttaggatgtccttattttcatcggagaaatgttggaaggtatggagttatctgacccccgagcagcataaaggcaatcctgtacagtggtaccttgggttaagaacttaattcgttccagaggtccgttcttaacctgaaactgttcttaacctgaggtaccactttggctaatggggccttttgttgctgccgcgctgctggcgtgtgatttctgttctcatcctgaggtaaagttcttaacccgaggtactatttctgggttagcagagtctgtaacccgatgtaccactgtacagtacagataagtttttttaaaaaaaatgtttaatgttttattatgcttttatatatgttggaagctgcccagagtggctgaggcaaccagatgaggtgtgtggggtataaacagtaaaattatcgttatggaatgggacgtcccataccttccaacgtttctccaatgaaaatgcaaCCCTTCATGGAAGCTCCAATTCCTAGCTATGCAGAGGCTGCTTGTGGGTACTTGAGAGAAAGGCACATACAGATAGCAAAAGGGTTGTTTACTTTTTACTGACATCAATCATAAATCAGGCCTGTTTTTAGGCTCCTGGCTCTGACCCAGTGGTAAGCATTTCAGAACCTTAGGCAAAGTTTTGATAAATGATATTTATAGGATTGCCAGTCACATCAATAGATCTGTGCAGAAAAAGGCACTCCATGCTGGTGTGTGTTGATGTGGGGGTGGCATAATAGTTTCATTGCTTCAAAAACTCTCTTTCTTGTTTTACAGCTCCTGTTGTTCCTTAAAGCCTTTTCTGAAACAGAGCAGACAAAGCTGGCAATGCTCACTGGAATCTTGCTAGCCAACGGGACACTTCCTGCAACCATTTTAACAAGCCTTTTCACTGACAACATTGTCAAAGAAggtaattttcttttttccttaccTTCTCTTGGATTAGGTTGCATTCATCGTTTCCCAACACCAGGGACCTGAGGCCATAGAATGCTCTCGCTCGAAAAGCTCTTCCTCCGTGGCCTAATTTTCGAAATGCCTTGAGATATGAGCAGCTTATTCTGTCATGCATTTAGAAATTAAGATGGTTTTGATATTCATTGTACGGATTTTTTGCAATTGGTAAATATTGCCTTCATGGGATGTTTTTTTCGGTATCCAAACTCTCACCTTGTTCACAACAAACAAATGGCATTTTTGCACCTTTTGTATTTGCAAAAAGAGATGTCTCATCAGTAGAGGAAAAGTAAGGACATAGATATTTCAAAGGAGCAGCCTTTAATGCCTTAGCCTAAGGCCCAAACTATATTACAGTATCTGTGTATTTTAATAGCATGCTTAGAACTGGCCACATTACCACCTGTCTTATTAAAAAACAGAGGTGGGTGGGGACACAGGGGCAACATAGATCAGGGCTACAGGGGAAGAGAGTGTTTAACCCCCCCCAGTGGTGCCCAaacgtttttcaaagagggccagatttgatgaagtgaagggccatgggggctgaccaaagggccaaccaaagttgttgacatttttttaggattgaagttgtgaagttgttgagctttttttcccCCCTGCCAACTTCATTTTATTTCAATTCAAAATTTCAAAGACATCAATAGCAGAATAGAAGGAAGGACaccagttgcaagaaataatgATACCCAAAACCCAAGTTAATGAATCCCAGATTAATGAAACATTCTTTGAAATTATGAAATAAAGGGATTATGAAGATATTTCAAAATCTGAAATAGAAAGAGAATGATGAACATTTTTGTAGTGCTCATTCTTTCCCTggttatttgtatgcagaaacacATGCATGCTTatcacattttttaagaaaaaagaaggaaaaccgTGGGTGAGATTTCTGCCATACCCCACCTAAAAAGTAATGGATGTTCAGTCCATTCTGATTCTTGGAGCTTTAGAATTTAGGAATATATGGAACTGTCTTATGCAGAGTCAAATTGTTGATCCGTCCAgctcagttgttgagctttttttagggtatGTGTGCAAAAGACCTAAaatttgaggttttttaaggattttaccccaggaagaagtaaactgccacaggggctggattacaCTGACTAACTGActggcgggccagattaggcccccaaaacggactttggacatgcctggtttaacCTTTTCCTGCTTGTTGATTGTCCAATAAGAATTCATGCTTCTCCTTGAAGACTTTTTAGGGGCAAATAGCCCCTCTTTGAAAGGGGTGATTTTGAGCAGAAAAACAGCATTGATGCAGGGTGGAATTCTGCTGCCTATGTGCCAAAGTGCCCCTCTGATATGTAATGGGAGGGAGTTTGAAAGGGTAGTTGCAGCCACACTAATGACTCAGACCTCTTGATGAGATATTATCTGCAGAGGGCCATGATCCTGCAGGGATCAGTTGGATATTGCTAGAAAGCTCTGATCTTTGGCCTGTCCTTTTCTCACTGGAGCCACAACTGAGCTACCCAAATAACCTGCTGGCATACGGATTTGTCCCCACTCGCTTTGAAGACAGGATTGATCTGAATCGAAGCTTCATGGTGCACAAAATAGAAACCTAGTATGACTGTTTGGACACAAGTTTCTGCTGGGTGTGTTTATGATTTCAAAGCTGACGGTAGACTAAAAATCACTTGGGCATGTGCAAAAGAGACTGGTTTGCATATGTTCCACTGACTGCTGTGAGCTGTTTCTACCTCCTTCCTGCTCCCCAGTGTTTGGGGTTGAGTGCATTCATTTCATTGTGGATGTGGGAGGGAATGGGGCTACAACTAAAAACTTCTGGTATCATTAGTCTTGCACCCTGTTCCTAAGCAGGTTGACTTGGAAATTGATTTCTGCATGTGCGCATAGGACCTTAGACTTAATACCATGTGCAGGCATGATTGCAGTGTGAGATATTCAGCTAAATGTAAAGCCACTTCCAGTTTAAAGAACCAAAATAAAGCATTGCAATCTCAGTATAGCTTTTTGTTGTGCTTCATGCCACTTTTGTATATAGAAAAGATTCAAAGTACGGCATAATAGCGAAGTTCATTTTAGTCATTCTCAACAGATGATATCCATGGTAACTCAACTGCTTGTAGCGACATTTGCCCAAAAAAGACAAGCCgttctctttccttttccccgTTGTGTTCTGGAATAAGAGACATTTGGCCACCCAAATATTTAGGGTTGCCTCCAGACTGTCTGTATTCTGTGGGAGAGATTCAAGCGAAGACCAGAAatgtaggtttgtgcaattaaagcgcTATGTTGCCCTAGAGGAAGGGGGAAAcacttttgaaaaagaaacaggcattttctttttctaagaGAGCTTAGGAACGTGAGTGGGGAATGCAAAGTGAGAGATGAATAAATGATTAATGGGAACATATATAAACaccacacaagcaaatcaggatgaatttgTGGTGAATGCTCATCGtcgtataacctccctgcaaagaagaaaaataaatgctcaataaaggccTGACTTAGTCTAACCTTGGTCCAAACTGCAGCAGCCAAGATTGCTGGCTGGGGTTGCATTTAGATCTCATATAACCTCTAGTTCAACACACCTGCTTGGTTTGCCTGTTCACTTCCTGGCCTAATTCAAGGTGCTCGCCTTGGTgtctaaagccctaaatgactcaggctccaaatacctgaaagaccacaCCGCTCCCAGAAGTTTGAGGGGTGGCggcctgggagagggcattctccaTGACACCCCCAAGCTGTGGAACCCCATCCCCACAAAGGTGCGCCTACATTCTTGTCATATGTAATGTAGTCCTGTGTAACTATAGAGATATGGAACCCTAGGCTGCAGGCCGAATTAGGGCTGGCAGGCCTCCCCATTTGTCCTGAATCATCCAGCTTTTCAACTGAGTTAGAACATTTGTTCCACTTAACTCAGTATTAGCTGCAATGACTGGCAATGACTTTCAGATGGGTCTCTCCCAGTCGTATCTACCTAggtccctctgcatgcaaagcagatgctttctcCTGAGCTACACTCTTTCCCCATCTGGAAGGAGCCTGCTGTTTCTTGCCCCATCCTCTTTTAGATTTTGTCTACTCCCGCTTCCCAGTAAAAGAGGTTTATGTGCCCCAATTAGCCCATTTTACACCTACTTTCTAGCTTTTCTTATCTTTATTGCTCAGTTTCCCTCCTCTGAAATGCAACTCTGGCaagaattcctttaaaaaaatatggagaccaCTTCTCCCTCCTTACACCACTCTTTAAACCTCCAAGATGCCTTCAGAAACACCTCTCAGAGGGCTCTCTTTCCCTTTGCTTTGAACAGGGCAAAAGTCCCAGCCATTGGCTGACTGTCAGGTCCTCAAAAGCACAGGGTAAAGGAGCACTTTGAAATGGGGCTTTTGAGCTGGAAAGGTTCCCTACTGCTGCTGTAGACGGTGTAAGATGTAGACCTCTCTCTTGAATTACAATATGGACAGATATATCTAAGAGGGCTCAGAAACCTGATTAAAAAGTTTTAGCCGCACTCCTAAAGATAGGCAGCAAGAGAGGCATCAAAATCTCCATGGAAACACAGCAGAGGCCCGGCTGGCCTTGCCTTCCGGCCCTGTGGTGCCTACATTCCCCACATTACGGTTTTAGTAGGTATAGGCAACAGGTAGCTGTAATAGAGTTCCATGAATCTGTGAAGCAGCCTCTCATTGGTATAACTTCTGCCTGCAATCTGTGTCAGTCCCATCATTAACGTTATTGCTTCAGATTCAATGATTCTTGCAAGATCCTTCTAAATATGACTGTATTAGTAAGATGTACTTTTGAGTAGCCCCGCTTCTCTTCCAGGTATTGCAGCCTCTTTCGCTGTCAAATTGTTTAAAGCATGGATGCTCGAGAAGGATGCCAATTCAGTCACCTCCGCTTTAAGGAAAGCTAACTTAGACAAGAGGTTGCTAGTAAGTATTTCCTTTCCTAATGTTTGCCTGGGGCATTGCGAAATGGATGTAAGATCTCCAACTGTGTATTCAGGTTGGACCCTGCCTTAGGAAATACAATTGCTGGCTTCAATACTGTAATGATTCAGAACCTACAAACCATAGGTGCCAGCTATAGGGGGTCCTGGACACCTACAAAGTTTTTTGggggtgctcagcacccacaatGTGGGCTCCGCAATGCAACTTCCGGTTTCTACTGAAAGTCGCGTCAGGACCCCAAGGCCAAGTACAAGTCTGAAGTCATGTCAGAGGTCTCGCGAAGCCTCGTACGTGATCTCCAAGGCTACAGAAGGCCTCAGAGATCACGTCCGAGGCCCTGCCAGgcctcagaagcactgctgcagcACGTTGATGTAACGTCACGTCATGACATCACAACATCATGTTATATCACGGGTGCCATTGAGCATCCATAACTTGGGGcccaagttggcatccctgctaCAAACAGACAAGAGGGTTGAAGACCGACTTGAAAACAGCTTTATTCTCCAGAGCCTCTAATGCAAGCCACTGTAATGACAACTAGGCCTTTGGAACTGCCTAGGTCATGTGACCTTAGGGCAAATACTCAAATAACCAACTTCTTAATACTAAGGGAATATCTCAAAATTGTAAACTGCCTTTGCAACGActactcttttaaaaacaaaaacaaagaaattcCTATATTCAGTTATTGCCTTTTGACCGTGGTTAGGAAAAGAACTATGGGAAGCATCCATGCTTGGTACAGATTCTTCTTTCTGATGCAAGAAGGCATGGAGAGCACCACAGGAGATGCCACCTTGCTTTGTGTAACCATGCTCCATGGTGTCATTTTGAATGCCTTTTCATCGCAAGGATGGGAAGTGCAACAGGTCCAAAGGGCTCCTAGCCAGAAGTGCACACTGCCACCTCCGACTGTGTATTTAGCCAAGTCTCTTCTTTTTAAACCAGCCTCAGTCCTTTGGGCGATTTTAAGGAAATGTGCAATCTCTGGAGCCTCGCAAGGAACTACCAGGAATGCTTTGCCACTTCCATGCGCAGATCCATTTGCCGactaggtacagtcatacctcgggttgcgaacgtgatccgtgcgggaggcatgttcgcaacccgcagcgttcgcagccTGAAGCGCCACATCTGCAGGCGCGAcatgattcggtgcttctgcgcatgacgtcattttgtgcttctgcgcatgcgtgagcgctgaaacccggaagtaacctgttctggtacttccaggttcggcacggtccgcaacccgaaaacacgcaacccacagcttttgtaacccaaggtatgactgtaataaatggCCTCCTTGCACGGCTTCTGCTTTTTTGCAAGTTACTAAGAAGAGGTTCTGAGTTTCTCTTTTGTATAAATATCCTTGCCTTACGTCTACATCTATTTTATGTGGTTTTGCAAAAAGTAAATgaatttcctcctccttccaggaACTGTTTCCAGCCAACCGGCAGAATGTGGAACATTTTGCCAAGTATTTCACTGATGCTGGCCTTAAGGAGTTGTCAGATTTCCTCCGGGTCCAGCAGTCGCTGGGGACTCGGAAAGAACTACAGAAAGAGCTTCAGGAGCGCCTTTCTCAGGAATGCCCAATTAAAGAGGTGGGGAAAGCTTTTCAAACTAGaacaaacaaggggggggggattaaaagaaCGCTGATTGCAAAAGAGGATGCAACACGGAGTTATTAAGAAAGGGATAGCTACCTGGTGTGCCTATTAAAATATATTCTGTAAGTGCATGCATCAGataggggctggtgggagttgtgatTCAAAAAATTGGAGGTCACTAGTTTGGCAAAGACTGTGGtaaactttgtgtgtgtgagagagaagcacTTTGTGAATTCAGAATGCAGACTTTGGAAGTGGCTAGAAACATTTTAGGTGCTTCTTTTAGCTGCTTGACTCTGGGGGAAGGTGTGTTGTCACATATAGAAGCAGCTGTTGATGCTGTGCCGTTGCCAAGAGAGCATCATTGCTTACTGTGGCATGAGACAGTttacatttcttagtgcagaaagtattgatctgatgtgtagacaGAGTACTGGAAACTTCTTTGTGTGAaaaaaaacaagcagaaggttcatgacgTTTGGGTTATTCCTTGAGAGAAGccgagtacagctggtttaaactggttcttttatctctttctgtcaaggtcatgctgactataaaagtaaggccagaaggagcctgggtttcacactttctttttctgtctctcttcccttctggtgtggtgttttgtacatagtatgcttagtgttaaggtttagtccaggcataggcaaactccggccctccagatgttagggactacaattcccatcatccctgaccactggtcctgttagctagggatgaggggaattataatcccaaacatctggagggccggagtttgcctatgcctggtttagtcttattataagttattgtaagtttaagtttgaagtctgctgcaactgaatttcttatggacagtgccaatcctgaatgtactggatttgtgaccattatgctcatttgccttcagtagcagtaaagctctgctgggtgaaatacaattgcctctggtctattttgggggaaatcctgcaacgtgtttaagtctTTACTCTGCTAACTAAACATCGggagttctgctctggaacaGTAATCAGTGGAATTTCATGACAAGAACAATAGCAGCATTTTATTATAGGCCACCTTGTAGGCTGGCTCTGGTTGCGAAGTGCTACTTGTTGTTATTTTTCCAGTGTGATGGCTGTCCTCTAGTGGCTGCCAGGAGAATTATTTTTactccccatatgatgtgttgacAGTATCCTAGTACAAATGCTCGCTTGTGGCATGGTGTGAAATGCAGTGAACCCTCTTTAAAATTTATACTCTTGAATGAATCCCTGGCCTGAGTGTTCTCTCTAAACATTGGCATTTGAACCAAATCAGCAACTCCTATTAAATATAagacatgttttcttttattACTCATCCAGCCCTGCAAATAAAATCGTTGGGAGGGAGTTTTGCAGCAGACAGGTGTGACTTAAGAGAACGGCTTCAGTTtattcttctttaaaataaaataaaataaaatattccactGCAGATGGTGCTTTATGTAAAAGAAGAAATGAAGAGGAACGACCTGCCAGAACCGGCTGTGATTGGACTCCTGTGGACCTGCATAATGAACGCTGTTGAATGGAACAAGAAAGAAGAGCTGGTCGCGGAGCAAGCGCTGAAACATCTGAAGGTGTGCAAGTGACGGCTGGCTTGTACAGTAAGAACGGAGGGTTGGATCCCTTTTTGTGCAGCAgtcccagcacatgtgtgtgcaTGGCTGTCAAAGACAGGAGATGCGCATCCAATAGAAAGCTTGCTTTGCATTGGCAAGGAAGGCTAGCATTATGCGCTGGTCGCAGTGATAGATCTCATCCTCTCAAAGCCTGCAGGCATGTTCAAAACAGGAGGAGCATGGAGAGCTCCCAGGTTCATTCACTCAAGGCTCTTTCAGAGCAGCTCATTGTAAATCAGTTTACTGGATAACTGCAGGCTTCCAACAGCCAGGTTATCCAGAGTGAATATCCCACTGGTGTGTTTTGCAGATGTGGCAGGCGACAATACTCTGCATGCCCACACCCTTAAAAGAATatcctggggagtggtggtggtggttgttttgcagCGAAACATAACACTCTCTTCTGTATTAGCCTATGAAAGAATAACTTAATTTCTTCTCTGGTTGTTTTAGCAATATGCACCTTTACTGGCTGTATTCAGCACCCAGGGCCAATCAGAGCTGATCCTTCTCCAGAAGGTTCAGGAGTACTGTTATGATAACATCCACTTTATGAAAGCCTTTCAGAAGATTGTGGTGCTCTTTTATAAAGGTATTTGACCATACCTCTTTccatcctcccttccttcctttttccacTATTCAATTTACATAAAATGTTTAAAGAGGGTTAAAACATCAGGACTCCAATAGTTCATCCAATAGGTATAGCATGAGGCACATGAAAGGATGTGTCCGCTGCctgtttttctctttctgttctaTAAAAGCTGAATGTGCCAGGATTCTGTTGCGGGCTGGCCTGCATCTTCCTGCCCTGTGAATTGCTGCAGCTCCAGTGTTATTGTGCTGTAATACTTCCCATTTAAGAGATGTCTGGTGATACCGCTTTAGCTTGCAGTGCAATAAAATACAGGCGCATTTAAACCTGGGACTTGTCCACTGGAATTGTtacataggaacacaagaagctgccttatactgggctGGACTTTTGCTTCTcgtatctcagtattgtctacactgaccggcagcgcaTTTCTAGGGTTTCAGAGAGGGTTCTCTGCCAGCCTTAGCCGGAGATGTCAGGAAtcaaacatgggaccttctgcgtgcaaggtGGTTACTCTTTGTCTGACCCACAGCCTTGCCCCATCCAGAAGGAGCCTGCTGTTTCTTGCTGCCTCCTCTTCAACTTCACGTATTCCTGCTTTCCAGTAAAGGAGATCTGTGTGCCCTAATTTGCCCACTTCTTTTGCATTTCCTTGttagctttcccccctctttattgCTCAGTTTAAGGAGCAGTGCAGGATGTGAGAAACAATTTTCATTCGATGATCTATGCTCCATTCACATGATAGGCTTCCTGGAGATAAGGAGAGCCATCCCAGGAGTTGTCTTGAGGGCTGCAGAAGGCCAGAAGCAGGCTTTGGGGCGGGTTTGTAATCGGTAGCTTGGGGCTGTCGACTCTTAACTCGTGGCTGAGCATCTCTTGAATTGTGTCTCTGCTGAAAGCGCTTGAAAGCTAAACAGAGATCCTACACCTTAACAGACTCTAAATAGCTTCCCTTGGAAATTTCAATTAACAGCACATCTCTTATTCTATCTCTTTGTTCAGAAAGATCCAGGAAGGCACTTTCAATTGTTTAGCTAAGCTGTCaaatccccacccccctcctccattttctttttatataaggGAATGGGTCCGTGGCTTGTTGTCATAGagactttctgtctttcttttgcAAGGTGTTAAGAGTATAGTATGACATTGTTGCTATAAATAGTGGAAGGAGGTGGGAAAGTCTTCAACAGGGAAGTTTCATAATGCTCCTTGTTTGCATTGATTGTAGTGCCATAATGACAACAGTAGACCGAGGGATTTGGGTCTGGCAGCTGGAAGTTGTTGAGCCGCCTTCTCTAAAAAAGACAACACTCAAGCCCTTAACAAAATGGAGGGGGAATGAAGACTCTAGCGAAGACAGACACCGGGCCACTTCAAAAGCAGTGGTcacagcttgcaaatgcttctgaataccagttgctggagagtgGTCTTGTGCTCGGGCCTTGCTTATGGTCttctcaaaggcatctggttggccattatgagagtaggaagctagactagatgggccattggtccaatccagcaggctgttctcatATTGTAAATATAATGAATGTCCCTCAAGCCTTTGGCAACTTGATGTCGCttgggtgttttggactacaaatgcTACTATTATGActgtgctggatggggctgatgggagttgtagtccaaaacatctggaagtcaccaagttggcaaaggctgatgcaTATCATCAGCACCAAACCCTGATCTGCAAGGCCACTCCTGCAGAACTACAACTATCCCAAAGATGCCTCACATGGTCAACTGCCATGTGTTCAATTTAACTGGAGATATCTTGCCAACTAACCCAGTGCCCATGACTCTTGTCCACCAGACATATGATATGAGTTAATTttaagttcattaaaaaaaaaaattgattacATCCCATATTTGCAAAACAGGAGCTATCTGTTGCCTTGCAGATTCCCCCAAAGGCATGTGTGTGGGCCTTTGCTCCTCATGTCTATAACAGTCCCCTAGGGCCGAAAGGAGTGGGTGGTTGGAATTGGTTCCAGCCACTGGGAATGTCGCCACGAATTGCTTCACGGGCTTTGCTCAGACTGACATCACTTGGGGCAGCAACGGGGGAGCTACACTTCCCACAACTGCTCAGCTAAAATTGCGGCAGCATTTAAAATGTCATCTTAATCATTTTTAATCATAAATAGCGAACTATAAATCCCCCCCTCTGGTGTTCCTTGTACTTCAGAAAGCAACCTAGGGGTATGATTAAGTGCACCCTGTCCTGCATGATTGCTTAATTGAGCAACTCTCTGACAAGAGAATATTATATTTTTTGGGAACTACTGAAGGCATGAATAAATTACAAGTTGTCTTTCTCGAGATTAAAGGAAAATTCAGTTGACCTTTTAATTCACACTGGTGACTCGTTCAGTCTATTTTTCTGTGCTT is a genomic window of Podarcis muralis chromosome 12, rPodMur119.hap1.1, whole genome shotgun sequence containing:
- the BZW2 gene encoding eIF5-mimic protein 1 isoform X2, giving the protein MNKHQKPVLTGQRFKTRKRDEKEKFEPTVFRDTIVQGLNEAGDDLEAVAKFLDATGSRLDYRRYADTLFDILIAGSMLAPGGTRIDDNDKTKMTNHCVFSAEEDHDALRHYAQVFNKLIRRYKYLEKAFEDEIKKLLLFLKAFSETEQTKLAMLTGILLANGTLPATILTSLFTDNIVKEGIAASFAVKLFKAWMLEKDANSVTSALRKANLDKRLLELFPANRQNVEHFAKYFTDAGLKELSDFLRVQQSLGTRKELQKELQERLSQECPIKEMVLYVKEEMKRNDLPEPAVIGLLWTCIMNAVEWNKKEELVAEQALKHLKQYAPLLAVFSTQGQSELILLQKVQEYCYDNIHFMKAFQKIVVLFYKADVLSEEAILKWYKEAHVAKGKSVFLDQMKKFVEWLQNAEEESESEGEENQDG
- the BZW2 gene encoding eIF5-mimic protein 1 isoform X1, yielding MCPSFTSPLSVAAACGGGAAAAVVSLLLLLRQEPLPPERNFMNKHQKPVLTGQRFKTRKRDEKEKFEPTVFRDTIVQGLNEAGDDLEAVAKFLDATGSRLDYRRYADTLFDILIAGSMLAPGGTRIDDNDKTKMTNHCVFSAEEDHDALRHYAQVFNKLIRRYKYLEKAFEDEIKKLLLFLKAFSETEQTKLAMLTGILLANGTLPATILTSLFTDNIVKEGIAASFAVKLFKAWMLEKDANSVTSALRKANLDKRLLELFPANRQNVEHFAKYFTDAGLKELSDFLRVQQSLGTRKELQKELQERLSQECPIKEMVLYVKEEMKRNDLPEPAVIGLLWTCIMNAVEWNKKEELVAEQALKHLKQYAPLLAVFSTQGQSELILLQKVQEYCYDNIHFMKAFQKIVVLFYKADVLSEEAILKWYKEAHVAKGKSVFLDQMKKFVEWLQNAEEESESEGEENQDG